One genomic region from Bacillus aquiflavi encodes:
- a CDS encoding nucleotide pyrophosphohydrolase, with product MSTKKTVKDLQQEVDTYISQFKEGYFSPLAMLARMTEELGELAREINHYYGEKPKKKTEQEKKIEEELGDMLFVLICLANSLNIDLETAHNRVMHKFNTRDKNRWTKIEGEE from the coding sequence TTGAGTACAAAAAAAACAGTGAAAGATTTACAGCAAGAGGTAGATACATATATCAGTCAATTTAAAGAAGGTTATTTTTCTCCATTGGCGATGCTCGCGAGAATGACCGAGGAACTTGGTGAGCTTGCACGAGAAATTAACCACTATTATGGAGAAAAACCGAAGAAGAAAACAGAACAGGAAAAAAAGATAGAAGAAGAATTAGGCGATATGTTGTTTGTATTAATTTGTTTAGCAAACTCGTTAAATATTGACCTTGAAACAGCACATAATCGTGTTATGCATAAGTTTAATACGCGAGATAAAAATCGGTGGACAAAAATTGAAGGTGAGGAATAA